In Acidobacteriota bacterium, the following are encoded in one genomic region:
- a CDS encoding ATP-binding cassette domain-containing protein, with protein sequence MLFRQTVVTLAESSLTVLEGPSGAGKTTLLRALAGLDPAPAAERRLAGRRWGPAGRLAEWRARVTWLAQDAPLLAGTLRENLAFPFGLRAGRGRRFDEKKARELLTAVGLDNLDLERATGRLSGGERHRLALVRGLLWDPPVLLADEPLSGVDPERSAACWELITRWARRPGHAALVVLHHESFGADADRRLRLADGAVQVIAGNDRP encoded by the coding sequence GTGCTCTTCCGCCAAACCGTGGTGACACTCGCCGAAAGCAGTCTGACCGTGCTCGAGGGGCCTTCGGGGGCGGGCAAGACGACCCTCCTGCGCGCCCTGGCGGGCCTCGACCCGGCGCCGGCGGCCGAGCGCCGCCTGGCCGGCCGCAGGTGGGGTCCCGCGGGGCGGCTGGCCGAGTGGCGGGCCCGGGTGACCTGGCTGGCCCAGGACGCCCCCCTGCTCGCGGGAACCCTGCGCGAGAACCTGGCTTTTCCCTTCGGACTGCGAGCCGGACGGGGCCGGCGCTTCGACGAGAAGAAGGCCCGGGAACTGCTGACCGCCGTGGGCCTCGACAACCTGGACCTGGAACGGGCCACCGGTCGCCTTTCGGGAGGCGAGCGCCACCGACTGGCCCTGGTGCGCGGTCTGCTCTGGGACCCGCCCGTGCTGCTGGCCGACGAGCCCCTCTCGGGTGTCGACCCCGAGCGCAGTGCGGCCTGCTGGGAGCTGATCACCCGCTGGGCGCGGCGTCCGGGACATGCGGCGCTGGTGGTGCTGCACCACGAGAGCTTCGGAGCCGACGCGGACCGCCGCCTGCGCCTGGCCGATGGGGCGGTGCAGGTGATCGCCGGAAACGACAGGCCATGA
- a CDS encoding DUF4139 domain-containing protein — MKKVMKDRAAVAMLSLGLVVPALASSSRVTAVTVYPAGAEVVRTLRASLEPGDQVIVFEGLPWGIDRDSLQVAGKGHGLVLGAVDLDEVVREPRASAAWQAADAEVRRLEAEIASMEGEAAVDQELESYLRALKATSAQRAAEETGRGAVDPASVRQVYAFVAESLGQIKQRQVQRARRQEELRRELKVARARRKAAQGRGDLRFLNAAVHLRAEAAGPAELTLRYLVREASWRPVYRFALDPAQRQMTLAYEAVVRQSTGEDWDDVALAVSTSTPSAGLAAPRLVSWYLRRRPVHRALEKRRQGRVEGPRASRDATTGVESARLDEALAAPARIEPAQVDPAGYDVTFRAAGRSRVPADNRDHRVVLRREELDVELSHLVAAELRQGAFLVARTRVPEDYPLLAGKARVYVGTTLLGRLTLAAHAPGEELKISFGEDKQVRVRRLRLPGRQSSSGLTGKYRLQRFAYRTTIENPSGRPIEVGVEERMPVSEDERIRVELGDGTTGGWEKDPERPGVMTWKLEIPPRSERSVEVHYSVRAPKDLPWPL; from the coding sequence ATGAAGAAGGTGATGAAGGATCGTGCAGCAGTCGCCATGTTGAGCCTGGGGCTGGTCGTGCCGGCCCTGGCGTCCTCGTCCCGGGTCACCGCCGTTACCGTCTATCCGGCCGGGGCGGAGGTGGTTCGCACTCTGCGCGCCTCCTTGGAGCCCGGGGACCAGGTGATCGTCTTCGAGGGATTACCGTGGGGCATCGATCGAGACTCCCTCCAGGTGGCGGGCAAGGGGCACGGGCTGGTCCTCGGGGCGGTGGATCTCGACGAGGTGGTGCGCGAGCCCCGGGCCAGCGCCGCCTGGCAGGCGGCCGACGCCGAGGTGCGGCGGCTGGAAGCGGAGATCGCCTCCATGGAAGGCGAGGCGGCGGTGGACCAGGAACTCGAAAGCTACCTGCGGGCTCTCAAGGCCACCAGCGCCCAGCGTGCCGCCGAAGAGACAGGCCGGGGAGCGGTGGATCCGGCCTCCGTCCGGCAGGTCTACGCCTTCGTGGCCGAGTCTCTGGGGCAGATCAAGCAGCGGCAGGTCCAGCGCGCCCGGCGCCAGGAAGAACTCCGGCGGGAACTGAAGGTGGCGCGTGCGCGTCGCAAGGCCGCCCAGGGCCGGGGCGACCTGCGGTTTCTCAACGCCGCCGTGCATCTGAGGGCGGAAGCGGCGGGGCCGGCCGAGCTGACCCTGCGCTACCTGGTGCGGGAGGCCTCCTGGCGGCCGGTCTATCGCTTCGCGCTCGATCCCGCGCAGCGGCAGATGACCCTGGCCTACGAGGCCGTGGTGCGCCAATCCACCGGCGAGGACTGGGATGACGTGGCACTGGCGGTCTCCACATCGACGCCCTCGGCGGGCCTGGCGGCACCGCGTCTCGTGAGCTGGTACCTGCGCCGGCGGCCCGTCCATCGGGCGCTGGAAAAGCGTCGGCAAGGCCGCGTCGAAGGGCCTCGAGCGTCTCGCGACGCGACCACGGGGGTCGAGAGCGCGAGGCTCGATGAAGCGCTCGCCGCGCCCGCCCGCATCGAGCCGGCCCAGGTCGACCCTGCAGGCTACGACGTGACCTTCCGCGCCGCCGGCCGGTCGCGCGTGCCCGCCGACAACCGGGATCACCGGGTGGTGCTGCGGCGCGAAGAACTCGACGTGGAACTCTCCCACCTGGTCGCCGCCGAGCTGCGGCAGGGGGCGTTCCTCGTCGCCCGCACCCGTGTGCCCGAGGACTATCCGTTGCTCGCGGGCAAGGCGCGGGTCTACGTCGGTACCACCTTGCTGGGACGTCTCACCCTGGCCGCCCACGCCCCGGGGGAAGAGCTGAAGATCTCCTTCGGAGAGGACAAGCAGGTCAGGGTGAGGCGGCTGCGCCTGCCCGGCAGGCAGTCTTCGTCGGGCTTGACGGGCAAGTATCGCCTGCAGCGCTTCGCCTACCGCACCACCATCGAGAACCCATCGGGTCGGCCGATCGAGGTCGGTGTCGAAGAGCGCATGCCCGTGTCGGAGGACGAGCGCATCCGCGTCGAGCTGGGCGATGGGACCACCGGTGGCTGGGAGAAGGATCCCGAACGGCCCGGTGTGATGACCTGGAAGCTCGAGATCCCGCCCCGCTCCGAAAGGAGCGTCGAGGTGCACTACAGTGTCCGGGCGCCGAAGGATCTGCCATGGCCCCTGTGA
- the fetB gene encoding iron export ABC transporter permease subunit FetB: protein MSAATIELGWPHLLAATGLVLAAGLLSLLLRLGIGRRLALVSLRTVVQLGLLGLVLERVFALDRAWLVVGLLMAMTLFAAREAVARTRHRYPGVHLDAWLAISTAALLVGSVVTQVVVGADPWFAPRYVIPLVGMILGNSLTGISLCLDRFLGHLDTRRDEIELRLAFGATRREALAEPLTEAVRTGLVPLMNAMAAAGVVSLPGMMTGQILAGSPPLQAVAYQVVVMFMLAASTSIGAMIVAILAALRRTRPDGSLRE, encoded by the coding sequence ATGAGCGCGGCCACCATCGAACTGGGCTGGCCCCACCTGCTCGCCGCCACCGGGCTGGTGCTCGCGGCGGGGTTGCTTTCGCTGCTGTTGCGCCTCGGCATCGGGCGCCGCCTGGCGCTGGTCTCCCTACGCACCGTCGTCCAACTCGGGCTGCTGGGCCTGGTTCTCGAGCGGGTCTTCGCCCTCGACCGGGCCTGGCTGGTAGTGGGCCTGCTGATGGCCATGACCCTCTTCGCCGCCCGGGAGGCGGTAGCCCGCACCCGCCATCGTTACCCCGGTGTACACCTGGACGCGTGGCTGGCCATCTCCACCGCGGCCCTGCTGGTGGGCAGCGTGGTGACCCAGGTGGTGGTGGGGGCCGATCCCTGGTTCGCACCGCGCTACGTCATTCCCCTGGTGGGAATGATCCTCGGCAACTCGCTGACCGGGATTTCTCTCTGCCTCGATCGCTTTCTCGGGCATCTCGACACCCGGCGGGACGAGATCGAACTGCGCCTGGCCTTCGGAGCAACCCGCAGGGAGGCCCTCGCCGAACCTTTGACCGAGGCGGTGCGCACGGGCCTGGTGCCCCTGATGAACGCCATGGCCGCCGCGGGCGTCGTCTCGCTCCCCGGAATGATGACCGGCCAGATCCTCGCCGGCTCGCCCCCGTTGCAGGCGGTGGCCTACCAGGTGGTGGTGATGTTCATGCTGGCGGCTTCCACGTCGATCGGTGCGATGATCGTCGCCATCCTCGCCGCCCTTCGCCGCACCCGTCCCGACGGATCGCTGCGGGAGTGA
- a CDS encoding sigma-70 family RNA polymerase sigma factor, producing MASGENPAARRRLLDRLRAGEEAAFEELVRDEGGRLLSVIRRYLRDEEEARDALQETFLSAFRALDRFEGGAQLSTWLHRIAVNAALMRLRSRGRRPEGSIEELLPHFREDGHHARPVGPWRPEALEALEREETRRFVRRSIDALPENYRNVLLLRDIEGFDTSETAVMLGVTPNAVKIRLHRARQALRTLLAREMGGEAP from the coding sequence ATGGCTTCCGGCGAAAACCCCGCCGCTCGACGGCGGCTGCTCGACCGCCTGCGCGCGGGCGAGGAAGCGGCGTTCGAAGAACTGGTCCGCGACGAAGGCGGCCGCCTGCTGTCGGTGATCCGACGTTACCTGCGGGACGAGGAAGAGGCCCGCGACGCCCTGCAGGAAACCTTCCTTTCGGCCTTCCGGGCGCTCGACCGCTTCGAGGGCGGCGCGCAGCTTTCCACCTGGCTGCACCGTATCGCCGTCAATGCCGCCCTGATGCGGTTGCGCAGCCGGGGACGGCGACCGGAAGGCTCGATCGAGGAGCTGCTGCCCCACTTCCGGGAGGATGGTCACCACGCCCGGCCCGTCGGGCCCTGGCGACCGGAAGCTCTCGAGGCTCTCGAAAGGGAGGAGACCCGCCGTTTCGTCCGCCGCTCCATCGACGCCCTCCCGGAAAACTACCGAAACGTGCTGCTGCTGCGCGACATCGAAGGTTTTGACACTTCCGAGACAGCCGTGATGCTGGGGGTGACGCCCAATGCCGTGAAGATCCGCCTGCATCGGGCACGGCAGGCCCTGCGCACCCTGCTGGCCCGCGAGATGGGTGGGGAGGCGCCATGA
- a CDS encoding S9 family peptidase — MPRLPFVLPMLFAASSLALAAAPEASHPFSVHDMLAMERISDPRPSPDGSRVVFTLRSTDLEANRGRTDLYLVGIDGQGLKRLTTHPGGDWGGRWAPDGETIYFLSTRSGSSQVWKIAAGGGEAQQVTDLPLDLGNLLISPDGRFLAFSADVFIDCKDMQCTADRLAEREKRKASGRVYERLFIRHWDTWKDGRRSHLFVLPVAGGEPVDVSRGLDADVPTKPWGGTEEIAFTPDGKGVVFTARDVGREEAWSVDFDLYLAPLDGSQAPVCLTDDNEAWDTQPVFSPDGRTLAWLAMARPGFEADRFRVKLRTWPEGKTRTLTEGWDRSPGSILFGPGGKTIYAVATHLGQRSIFSIDVADGKVSELHHEGTVSGLAWAGDRLLFGLDTLASPVELHTLRPDGGGLQKITGINDAKVASARMGAYEQFTFEGWNGETVHAYLVKPVDFDATKKYPVAFLIHGGPQGSFGNHFHYRWNPQAYSGAGYAAVMVDFHGSTGYGQAFTDSITGDWGGKPLEDLQKGLAAALARYPFLDGDRVAALGASYGGYMINWIAGNWPDRFTCLVNHDGNLDERMAYYDTEELWFPEWEHGGTPWDNPGGYAKHNPVNFVKNWKTPMLVIHGALDYRVVDTQGISTFTALQRRGIPSKLLYFPDENHWVLKPHNSIQWHETVIDWLDRWTR; from the coding sequence ATGCCCCGTCTGCCGTTCGTGTTGCCGATGCTCTTTGCCGCTTCTTCGCTTGCCCTGGCTGCCGCGCCGGAAGCGTCCCACCCGTTCTCCGTGCACGACATGCTGGCCATGGAGCGGATTTCCGACCCCCGGCCTTCGCCGGACGGCAGCCGGGTGGTCTTCACCTTGCGCAGCACGGATCTCGAGGCCAACCGCGGCCGCACCGACCTTTACCTGGTGGGCATCGACGGCCAGGGGCTCAAGCGCCTGACGACCCATCCCGGCGGCGATTGGGGGGGGCGCTGGGCGCCGGATGGTGAAACGATCTACTTCCTCTCCACCCGCAGTGGCAGCTCCCAGGTGTGGAAGATCGCGGCCGGCGGCGGCGAGGCCCAGCAGGTCACCGACTTGCCCCTGGACCTGGGCAACCTGCTGATCTCTCCCGACGGAAGGTTCCTGGCCTTCAGTGCGGATGTCTTCATCGACTGCAAGGATATGCAGTGCACCGCCGACCGCCTGGCCGAGCGTGAAAAGCGGAAGGCCAGCGGGAGAGTCTACGAGCGCCTGTTCATCCGCCACTGGGACACATGGAAGGACGGCCGTCGCTCCCATCTCTTCGTCCTGCCCGTCGCCGGGGGTGAGCCGGTGGACGTCTCCCGCGGCCTGGACGCCGACGTGCCCACCAAGCCCTGGGGTGGCACCGAAGAGATCGCCTTCACTCCCGACGGCAAGGGGGTGGTCTTCACCGCCCGGGACGTGGGCCGGGAGGAGGCCTGGTCGGTGGACTTCGACCTCTACCTCGCGCCACTCGACGGCTCGCAGGCCCCGGTCTGCCTGACCGATGACAACGAGGCCTGGGATACCCAGCCGGTGTTCTCCCCCGACGGCCGGACTCTCGCCTGGCTGGCCATGGCGCGGCCGGGCTTCGAAGCCGATCGCTTCCGGGTCAAGCTGCGCACCTGGCCCGAGGGCAAGACCCGCACCCTGACCGAGGGCTGGGATCGCTCACCGGGGTCGATCCTCTTTGGGCCCGGGGGCAAGACGATCTACGCGGTGGCGACCCACTTGGGCCAGCGATCGATCTTCTCCATCGATGTGGCCGACGGAAAGGTCAGCGAGCTGCATCACGAAGGCACCGTTTCGGGATTGGCTTGGGCCGGAGACCGGCTGCTCTTCGGCCTCGACACCCTGGCTTCTCCCGTCGAACTCCACACCCTGCGGCCCGACGGCGGCGGCCTGCAGAAGATCACCGGCATCAACGACGCCAAGGTGGCCTCCGCCCGCATGGGGGCCTACGAGCAGTTCACCTTCGAGGGCTGGAACGGCGAGACCGTGCATGCCTACCTGGTCAAGCCGGTGGACTTCGATGCCACGAAGAAATATCCGGTGGCCTTTCTGATTCATGGTGGACCCCAGGGATCATTCGGTAACCATTTCCACTACCGTTGGAACCCCCAAGCTTACAGCGGTGCGGGCTATGCGGCGGTGATGGTCGATTTTCACGGTTCCACCGGCTATGGCCAGGCCTTCACCGATTCGATCACCGGAGACTGGGGCGGCAAGCCCCTCGAAGATTTGCAGAAGGGGCTCGCTGCGGCCCTGGCGCGCTATCCCTTCCTCGACGGCGATCGCGTGGCGGCTCTCGGAGCTTCCTACGGCGGCTACATGATCAACTGGATCGCCGGCAACTGGCCCGACCGCTTCACCTGCCTTGTCAACCACGACGGCAACCTGGACGAGCGGATGGCCTACTACGACACCGAGGAGTTGTGGTTCCCCGAGTGGGAGCACGGCGGCACCCCCTGGGACAACCCCGGGGGCTACGCCAAGCACAACCCGGTGAATTTCGTCAAGAACTGGAAGACGCCGATGCTGGTCATTCACGGCGCTCTCGACTACCGGGTGGTGGACACCCAGGGGATCTCCACCTTCACCGCCCTCCAGCGCAGGGGCATCCCCAGCAAGTTGCTCTACTTCCCCGACGAAAATCACTGGGTGCTCAAACCCCACAACAGTATCCAGTGGCACGAGACGGTGATCGATTGGCTCGACCGCTGGACCCGGTAG
- a CDS encoding peroxiredoxin, which yields MEANEIPVPYNVVGNPAPEFELEGYFNGELKKFSLADYKGKWVCLLFYPLDFTFVCPTEVLSFSEHAKDFEERNCQVLGISVDSQFVHKAWVETAKQDGGLGGSLNYPLLADINKEASFSYGVLNEDAGVALRGLFLIDPEGTVMHATINNLPVGRSAKEALRTLKAFQFVATHEGQVCPADWDEGMDAMEATPEGMRKFLTSH from the coding sequence ATGGAAGCTAACGAGATCCCCGTCCCTTACAACGTCGTCGGCAACCCGGCCCCCGAGTTCGAACTCGAGGGATACTTCAACGGTGAGCTGAAAAAGTTCTCTCTCGCCGACTACAAGGGCAAGTGGGTCTGCCTGCTCTTCTACCCCCTCGACTTCACCTTCGTCTGCCCCACCGAGGTGCTCAGCTTCTCCGAGCACGCCAAGGACTTTGAAGAGCGCAACTGCCAGGTCCTCGGCATCTCCGTCGACTCCCAGTTCGTTCACAAGGCCTGGGTCGAGACCGCCAAGCAGGACGGCGGCCTCGGCGGCAGCCTCAACTACCCGCTGCTGGCCGACATCAACAAGGAAGCCTCTTTCTCCTACGGTGTGCTCAACGAGGACGCGGGCGTGGCCCTGCGTGGCCTGTTCCTGATCGATCCGGAAGGCACCGTGATGCATGCCACCATCAACAACCTGCCCGTGGGCCGCAGCGCCAAGGAGGCCCTGCGTACCCTCAAGGCCTTCCAGTTCGTCGCCACCCACGAAGGCCAGGTTTGCCCCGCCGATTGGGACGAGGGCATGGATGCCATGGAAGCGACCCCCGAAGGCATGCGGAAGTTCCTCACCAGCCACTGA
- a CDS encoding SO_0444 family Cu/Zn efflux transporter, with translation MPWIQTVLVETWASLAEMAPYLMLGFLVAGLLSVFVPPEVVERHLGGRGLWAIIKASLFGIPLPLCSCGVIPVGVSLRRHGASRGATTSFLISTPQTGVDSILVTYSLLGPLLAVVRPIAALVSGLLGGTAVSLLEREDRTGVEAPDDEAPSCSDDCCSDEAASRGRLYRALRYGFVTLPEDIAQALIIGLLLAGVIAAVVPNDFFMNYLGTGLGAMLAMMVIGVPLYVCATGSVPIAAALLLKGISPGAALVFLMTGPATNAATISTIWKVLGRKTALVYLASVCLTALGTGALLDLMVSKLAAREMLGHGAMLPSWVNQLFAVALVGVLGYALYSRRRPAKQETETTMNPPATLTLKIEGMTCNHCAGSVQRTLAQAPGVTRAEVDLSAAQARVQGEDLDVEELCARVRSLGYEASPA, from the coding sequence ATGCCCTGGATACAGACCGTACTGGTCGAGACTTGGGCCAGCCTGGCGGAGATGGCGCCCTACCTGATGCTGGGCTTCCTGGTGGCGGGGCTGCTCTCCGTCTTCGTCCCCCCGGAGGTGGTCGAGCGCCATCTCGGCGGCCGGGGTCTTTGGGCGATCATCAAGGCTTCTCTGTTCGGCATTCCCCTGCCCCTGTGCTCCTGCGGAGTGATTCCTGTGGGTGTCTCTCTTCGGCGCCACGGCGCCAGCCGCGGAGCGACCACATCCTTTCTGATCTCGACACCCCAGACCGGCGTGGATTCGATCCTGGTCACCTACAGCCTGCTCGGCCCCCTGCTGGCGGTCGTGCGTCCCATCGCCGCCCTGGTCTCGGGCCTGCTCGGTGGAACCGCCGTTTCGCTGCTCGAGAGGGAGGACCGAACCGGAGTTGAGGCGCCCGACGACGAGGCGCCCTCGTGCAGCGACGATTGCTGCTCGGACGAGGCGGCTTCCCGGGGCCGCCTGTACCGCGCTCTGCGCTACGGCTTCGTCACGCTGCCCGAAGACATCGCCCAAGCCCTGATCATCGGCCTGCTCCTGGCCGGGGTGATCGCCGCAGTGGTGCCCAATGACTTCTTCATGAACTACCTCGGTACGGGGCTCGGGGCGATGCTGGCGATGATGGTCATCGGCGTCCCCCTCTACGTCTGCGCAACGGGCTCGGTACCCATCGCCGCCGCCCTGCTGCTCAAAGGCATCTCCCCGGGCGCAGCGCTGGTCTTCCTGATGACCGGGCCCGCCACCAACGCCGCCACCATCTCCACGATCTGGAAGGTGCTGGGACGCAAGACGGCCCTGGTTTACCTGGCCAGCGTTTGCCTGACTGCCCTGGGGACCGGCGCGCTGCTCGACCTGATGGTCAGCAAGCTGGCCGCCCGGGAGATGCTCGGCCACGGGGCCATGCTGCCGAGCTGGGTCAATCAGCTCTTCGCCGTGGCCCTGGTCGGCGTGCTGGGCTACGCCCTCTACTCCAGGCGACGCCCGGCGAAACAAGAGACGGAGACGACGATGAACCCCCCAGCAACCCTTACCTTGAAGATCGAGGGAATGACCTGCAATCACTGCGCCGGCAGCGTCCAGCGCACCCTCGCTCAGGCGCCGGGAGTGACCCGGGCCGAGGTCGACCTGTCCGCTGCCCAGGCCCGGGTCCAGGGCGAGGATCTCGACGTGGAAGAACTCTGTGCCCGAGTCCGCTCTCTGGGCTACGAGGCGTCGCCCGCCTGA
- a CDS encoding zf-HC2 domain-containing protein, translating into MTCREFAEFIADYLAGSLPDAQVAVFERHMALCSDCVNYLDTYRRTVEIGQRLFARAEQEVPETIPDDLVAAIIAARRR; encoded by the coding sequence ATGACCTGCAGGGAGTTCGCCGAGTTCATCGCCGATTACCTGGCCGGATCCCTCCCCGACGCCCAGGTCGCCGTCTTCGAACGGCACATGGCTCTCTGTTCGGACTGCGTGAACTACCTGGACACCTACCGCCGGACGGTGGAAATCGGGCAGCGGCTCTTCGCCCGCGCCGAGCAGGAAGTCCCCGAGACGATCCCCGACGATCTGGTCGCCGCCATCATCGCCGCCCGTCGCCGCTGA
- a CDS encoding PLP-dependent transferase, whose protein sequence is MVYFPGLPDHPGHEIARRQMSGFSGMVSFVIEGGRAAVDRFFERIEPFTPAESLGGVESLSCRPYARTHSTIPAVEKQRIAITEDRIGELGAALNDYWCASPERLLRAPRKRRLTGARIHRILGTEGLEVSERTARTGGREVHRALRDPLERA, encoded by the coding sequence ATCGTCTACTTCCCCGGTCTACCCGACCACCCGGGGCACGAGATCGCCCGTCGGCAGATGAGCGGCTTTTCCGGCATGGTCTCCTTCGTCATCGAGGGCGGTCGGGCGGCGGTGGACCGTTTCTTCGAGCGCATCGAGCCGTTCACCCCGGCCGAATCACTCGGCGGCGTCGAGTCTCTCTCCTGCCGCCCCTACGCCAGGACCCATAGTACGATTCCCGCCGTCGAGAAGCAGCGCATCGCCATCACCGAGGATCGGATTGGCGAGCTGGGGGCCGCGTTGAATGACTATTGGTGCGCTTCTCCGGAGAGACTTCTTCGTGCGCCTCGCAAGCGGCGTCTGACGGGAGCGCGCATCCACCGGATCCTGGGCACTGAGGGGCTGGAGGTCTCGGAGCGGACGGCGCGGACAGGGGGCCGCGAGGTGCACCGAGCGTTGCGGGATCCGCTGGAGCGGGCTTGA
- a CDS encoding thioredoxin domain-containing protein yields MKARRDSSLLRVVAPALAALAFLPACAEGGRASEAKMFQGRNHLGSEKSPYLLQHKDNPVWWHAWGEEAFAEARSRKVPIFLSVGYSTCHWCHVMERECFEDEEVADFLNRHFVAIKVDREERPDIDAIYMSAVHAMGQRGGWPMSVFLTPEGKPFFGGTYFPKPRFLALLSQIRQAWDEKREAIVADAGKLTDHIEKAERRERAGDLDERLFWTFLEAMKSEFDPVNGGSRGAPKFPASDDLRLLLRIHRRAGDESALQMVRKTLDAMAAGGIYDHLGGGFSRYSTDPYWLIPHFEKMLYDQASLVQAYLDAWEVTGDQEYELVVRETLDYVLRALHHDEGGFYSAEDADSEGEEGKFYVWTRDELRRIVGDEAFAELEQNFAISEHGNFEHGTNVLSLKDGHRRTGRSESLKASLRKLFEVREKRVHPHLDDKILTDWNGLMIAAMARAGRELNDARYIEQAVRAMNFILTHSRDAEGGLLHRYRDGQADIRGFLEDYAYMVDALIELYQADFDPRWLKTAVDLSTRQEKLFAASTGDYFTTDGKDRTVLIRKGEQTDNVRPAGRSVAARNLLRLADLMVDPKFGKRAAAVFASTPRFIGRAPQAFSHLLLALDYATDASKEVAVIAPRDAAATRTLVRRLEQGFQPNMVLAVGPEGSPEVPLLAGRTAHDGRPTIYVCENHVCQAPTTDIDQAARTIHTMRRLRRSKP; encoded by the coding sequence ATGAAAGCTCGGCGTGACTCTTCCCTGCTGCGCGTGGTCGCCCCGGCCCTCGCAGCCCTCGCCTTTCTGCCGGCCTGCGCCGAAGGCGGCAGGGCTTCGGAGGCCAAGATGTTCCAGGGCCGCAATCACCTGGGCTCGGAAAAGAGCCCCTACCTGCTCCAGCACAAGGACAACCCGGTGTGGTGGCATGCCTGGGGCGAAGAGGCGTTCGCCGAAGCCCGCAGCCGCAAGGTGCCGATCTTCCTCTCGGTGGGTTACTCCACCTGCCACTGGTGCCATGTGATGGAGCGCGAGTGCTTCGAGGACGAAGAGGTGGCCGACTTCCTCAATCGGCACTTCGTGGCGATCAAGGTCGACCGGGAAGAGCGGCCCGACATCGACGCGATCTACATGTCCGCGGTCCACGCCATGGGTCAGCGGGGCGGCTGGCCCATGTCGGTGTTCCTCACCCCCGAGGGGAAGCCCTTTTTCGGCGGCACGTACTTTCCCAAACCGCGCTTTCTCGCACTGCTCTCGCAAATCCGACAGGCCTGGGATGAGAAACGCGAAGCGATCGTCGCGGACGCCGGGAAACTCACCGATCACATCGAAAAAGCCGAGCGCCGCGAGCGGGCGGGCGACCTGGACGAACGGCTCTTCTGGACCTTCCTCGAGGCGATGAAGAGCGAATTCGATCCGGTCAACGGCGGCAGCCGCGGAGCGCCGAAGTTCCCCGCCTCCGACGACCTGCGTCTCCTGTTGCGGATCCATCGCCGTGCGGGCGACGAGTCCGCGCTCCAGATGGTACGCAAGACCCTCGACGCCATGGCCGCCGGAGGCATCTACGACCACCTGGGCGGAGGCTTCTCGCGTTACAGCACCGACCCCTACTGGCTGATCCCCCACTTCGAGAAAATGCTCTACGACCAGGCCTCGCTGGTGCAGGCCTACCTCGACGCCTGGGAGGTCACCGGCGACCAGGAATACGAACTCGTGGTGCGCGAGACCCTCGATTACGTCCTGCGGGCCCTGCACCACGACGAAGGCGGATTCTACTCCGCCGAAGACGCGGACTCGGAAGGCGAAGAAGGCAAGTTCTATGTCTGGACCCGTGACGAGTTGCGGCGAATTGTCGGCGACGAGGCCTTCGCCGAACTCGAACAGAACTTCGCCATCTCCGAACATGGTAATTTCGAGCACGGCACCAACGTCCTCAGCCTGAAAGACGGGCACCGCCGAACCGGTCGCAGCGAGAGCTTGAAGGCCTCGCTGCGCAAGCTCTTCGAGGTGCGGGAGAAGCGCGTCCATCCCCACCTGGACGACAAGATCCTCACCGACTGGAACGGCCTGATGATCGCCGCCATGGCCCGGGCGGGGCGGGAACTGAACGATGCCCGCTACATCGAGCAGGCGGTGCGGGCGATGAACTTCATCCTCACCCACAGCCGCGACGCCGAAGGCGGGTTGCTCCACCGCTACCGGGACGGCCAGGCCGATATTCGCGGCTTTCTCGAGGACTATGCCTACATGGTCGACGCGCTGATCGAGCTCTACCAGGCCGACTTCGACCCCCGCTGGCTGAAGACCGCCGTCGATCTCAGCACGCGCCAGGAAAAACTCTTCGCCGCCTCTACCGGGGACTACTTCACCACCGACGGCAAGGACCGCACGGTGCTGATCCGCAAGGGTGAGCAGACTGACAACGTGCGCCCGGCCGGTCGCTCGGTCGCCGCTCGCAACCTGCTGCGACTGGCGGACCTGATGGTCGATCCCAAGTTCGGCAAGCGCGCGGCCGCGGTCTTCGCCTCGACGCCGCGCTTCATCGGTCGCGCCCCCCAGGCCTTCTCCCACTTGCTGCTGGCCCTGGACTACGCCACCGACGCTTCCAAGGAGGTTGCGGTGATCGCCCCCCGCGACGCCGCTGCCACGCGAACCCTCGTTCGACGCCTCGAACAGGGCTTCCAGCCCAACATGGTGCTGGCCGTGGGTCCCGAGGGGAGCCCGGAGGTACCCCTCCTCGCCGGCCGCACGGCCCATGACGGCCGGCCGACGATCTACGTCTGCGAAAACCACGTTTGCCAGGCGCCCACCACCGACATCGACCAGGCCGCCAGGACGATCCACACCATGCGCAGGCTCCGCCGATCCAAGCCGTAA